In Columba livia isolate bColLiv1 breed racing homer chromosome 16, bColLiv1.pat.W.v2, whole genome shotgun sequence, the DNA window GGTGTGGAGGTGTAACCTTCTCCGTCATGAACTTCAGTCACAGCCAGTCTCGTGTCGCCAACACAGGGCCTTGTATCAGACTGCATGATAGCATCCAAACACTACGGAAATACACCCCATGGTGGAGAGACAAACAGAAGCACGAGATTTATTGCTGTATCCTTGTAAACATGTGTACCCTACACATAAGAAATCTGGCTAAGCTGGTTTGAGGAGAGCTCATGCTCAATGTGTCATATTACCTTTCGTAACATATTCATGTGGGCAACTGTTCTGCTACCTACAACCACACGACTCCACCACCATGTCCTCGTACTGCTTGTAGACCACGTTGTTTGCAGAGTCAATGAAAAGAATGCTGATCGGACTCAGCCTGGTTGGGACACAGCAAGTCGGGGGTGTCGATTCTGGGTCCATCGAGTTCATTAAAGTCTGGATAACCGCGTGGTTGGTGGGCTCCAGGTGGGATCGAAGCGGGAATTCACAAAGCCCTTCGCAGTGATACGCTTCGTACTCCAGAGGGGCTATTATCCAGTCATCCCAGCCCATATCCTTAAAATTCACATGGAGGGCTTTTCTGCTACACCTCGCCTTCAGGTTCTTAGTGGGCCTCTTCCCTTGCCGTGTTGCTAGAGGAGCTCTTCTCTTCCGCCTCTGATTGAATAAGTACTCATAAACAGTTTTGTCGTCTTGGCCGGACCTAGCTTTGATCTCATTGAAGAATAAGTCTCTCTTTTTCGTTCTCCCGAATACCAAGAAGAGAGCCTTTTCATTGACCTGTCTGCCCGTTCGGTTAAATCCCACACTCCTGAGATCAACAGCTCTCCCCCTGTCGAAAGTTTCCAGCTCAAAGCACAAGTTAACCAAGTTTTTAAAGTTCCTGAAAAGCTTCCAGATGTCAAACACTTCCCACTTTGGTGTATCTGTGATAGTGACAGTACGAGAGTCCAGGAGCGTTGCTGCTTGTCTGTTTGTAGAGCAACTAAATAATTTCACTTGGGACGTTTTTCCAGAAGAATGAGACTTCCAGGTATCCGAAGGCTTCTTCCTCAATATTCGAagctctgctcccagcaaaCCGTCTTTTTCTAATGCGCTGAtgtcaaaaatatatttttgttttcttatagtTGGGGCTCTCTCATCTAAAAAAAAGCACACGTGGTTTCAAATGTATATCAAGCACAGATCAATATCAGTTATTCAGTTCTTAATGGTTTCCCTAAGGTTCCTCTTAAGCCTAGAAGTTTCCTTAATTAGCCCAGCAAACAGAAAGGGATCAGCTCTGTTCAGGGACCCAGAAGAACTCAGTGACTCAACGGGGAAATGAGTTTCTGAGCTTGCCCTGTAGAAATCTCATTTCTTTCACTGGTGAGGATTTTCTAGCTTCAAAGTAGCAATTAGCCAATTGAGAACTAGTCCTTTTCCAGGGCTGAGCACTCACAGGGCCTATTCACCACTTACATCCTACTTCAATTACTGAAACAGAGCGTCAGTGGTGCCCAGGTCTCACGCTGGCTCCAAACATGAGCAAACCTGCCCTTAGACGATACAATAGTGAATTAGTCCTTTAAAACCACATCCCCCAGGAACTGCCAGACACAAGGATAATTGCCTTATTAACTTAACTCCGCATGATTCACAGCTTTTTCAAATTGGGCAGAAAAGCACACCTCCCTTTAACCTGACGTTACATGTGCGTGGTTAAGCTCATGAGCAGCACTACGAAGGAATATGGCTGAGCCAAGGTTCGTTACATCAACAACACCTTCCATTGGCGAGCTGAGAACCCGAACACAGCACTTGTGAGCACTGCACCGTCCCTCCCCAGGAGCCACACTATCAAGTGGCAAACAAACC includes these proteins:
- the GDF5 gene encoding growth/differentiation factor 5; protein product: MKILHFLTLLLWHLTWLPLDLVPGALSNPEAGQSNPGSKLGFLKAEGKERSPSARAGTLRTASHGYSTGTSKARTKSSSVQAGALLAKSDESKKVLPRTAAAEGKVGQPSRASAVRTVTPKVQNLSSKVALKKTGTSGTDADSFKTKKTKEPVTQRETKETFRHPPITPHEYMLSLYRTLSDAERKGVNGSVKLEAGLANTITSFIDKGQDERAPTIRKQKYIFDISALEKDGLLGAELRILRKKPSDTWKSHSSGKTSQVKLFSCSTNRQAATLLDSRTVTITDTPKWEVFDIWKLFRNFKNLVNLCFELETFDRGRAVDLRSVGFNRTGRQVNEKALFLVFGRTKKRDLFFNEIKARSGQDDKTVYEYLFNQRRKRRAPLATRQGKRPTKNLKARCSRKALHVNFKDMGWDDWIIAPLEYEAYHCEGLCEFPLRSHLEPTNHAVIQTLMNSMDPESTPPTCCVPTRLSPISILFIDSANNVVYKQYEDMVVESCGCR